One window from the genome of Anomaloglossus baeobatrachus isolate aAnoBae1 unplaced genomic scaffold, aAnoBae1.hap1 Scaffold_521, whole genome shotgun sequence encodes:
- the DAP3 gene encoding small ribosomal subunit protein mS29: MLPRWAQRSAQLFMVRSVPTRGQCSAGSPAEQAAPRDLFRTSECDPDRHSLDHEGQFYSLHGETVRAIFPLGLPRRFQLQCSTFNETTIMVRRPALELIRYLRDSDFSQPALRYLLYGKIGTGKSLTMCHVVHYCHSQGWLILHLPDAHFLVKNCKELMSSSHSKERWDQPLEASVWLKNFRASNERFLSQIITQQRYVWSKREATEAGRPLGEVVDQGLTRVKTSSDVVGVVLKELKAQSGAGAFRLLVAVDGVNALWGRTTIKKEDKSFVSPAELTLVHNFRKMLCNDWTGGAIVTSVSHTGSVFTSKSSYLPQALLGKGGFDALDPFIPVLVGPYSEKEFESCYHYYTARRWLQHEKARTEEGKKEIVFLCNYNPREMEKICAFL, from the exons ATGCTTCCCAGATGGGCCCAGCGATCGGCCCAG CTATTTATGGTCCGGTCGGTGCCCACGAGGGGGCAATGCAGTGCGGGTTCCCCAGCGGAACAGGCGGCACCCCGAGACTTGTTCCGCACCAGTGAATGTGATCCT GATAGACACAGTTTAGACCACGAGGGTCAGTTTTACTCCCTCCATGGTGAGACAGTCCGTGCCATCTTTCCCCTTGGCCTGCCGCGACGCTTCCAGTTACAG TGCTCCACCTTCAATGAGACCACTATCATGGTGAGGCGGCCAGCATTGGAACTGATCCGGTACCTCCGGGACTCTGACTTCTCTCAGCCCGCTCTCCGCTACCTGCTCT ATGGGAAAATTGGGACAGGGAAGAGTCTGACGATGTGTCATGTCGTACACTACTGCCACTCGCAGGGCTGGCTCATCCTACATCTCCCTGATG CGCACTTTCTGGTGAAGAACTGTAAGGAGCTGATGTCATCGTCTCACAGTAAGGAGCGCTGGGATCAGCCGCTGGAGGCCTCTGTTTGGTTGAAGAACTTCAGAGCTTCCAATGAGCGCTTCCTCTCTCAG ATTATCACACAGCAGCGCTACGTGTGGAGCAAGCGTGAGGCTACGGAGGCCGGGAGGCCATTGGGAGAGGTGGTGGATCAG GGTCTCACCAGGGTCAAGACCTCCAGTGACGTGGTGGGAGTTGTGCTGAAGGAGCTGAAAGCGCAGAGCGGGGCTGGAGCATTCCGATTGTTGGTGGCTGTAGATGGAGTCAACGCTTTATGGGGGAGGACCACTATTAAGAAGGAAGACAAGTCCTTT GTGTCTCCGGCGGAGCTGACCCTCGTCCATAACTTCAGGAAAATGCTGTGCAATGACTGG ACAGGAGGCGCCATAGTGACGAGTGTCAGCCACACCGGCTCCGTGTTCACCTCAAAGTCGTCATATCTCCCACAGGCGCTCCTGGGGAAG GGTGGCTTTGATGCCCTGGATCCCTTCATCCCGGTGCTTGTTGGCCCGTACAGCGAGAAGGAGTTTGAGAGTTGCTACCATTATTATACTGCGAGAAGATGGCTCCAGCATGAGAAAG CACGGACAGAAGAAGGGAAGAAGGAAATTGTTTTCTTATGTAACTATAACCCACGAGAGATGGAGAAGATTTGTGCCTTCCTGTGA